In Chanodichthys erythropterus isolate Z2021 chromosome 9, ASM2448905v1, whole genome shotgun sequence, a genomic segment contains:
- the LOC137027246 gene encoding H-2 class II histocompatibility antigen, A-D alpha chain-like: MELYIIILTLTVVLSTDAELLHEYFGIHGCSETDGEDMHGIDGEEMWHADFNQKSGVVTLPDFGNPMVFPGFYEKSVIEMKGCKSDVATLTNIFKSPPPEMDAPQTSIYPKDDVQLGVQNTLVCHVTGFYPPSLSISWTKNNVNVTEGMSLSQYRPRADGTFNAFSTFRFTPIEGDIYSCTVNHIALQGQPQTKTWDVDIALPSVGPAVFCGVSLTLGLLGVAVGTFFLIKGNNCN; encoded by the exons ATGGAGCTGTACATAATCATTCTCACCCTTACTGTTGTTCTTTCAACTGATGCTGAAT TGTTACATGAATATTTTGGAATTCATGGATGCTCTGAGACAGATGGAGAGGATATGCATGGAATTGATGGAGAGGAAATGTGGCATGCCGACTTTAATCAGAAGAGTGGAGTAGTAACATTACCTGATTTTGGAAATCCTATGGTATTTCCTGGTTTTTATGAAAAAAGTGTTATTGAAATGAAAGGATGCAAAAGTGATGTAGCCACTTTGACTAACATTTTCAAGAGCCCACCACCAGAAATGG ATGCACCCCAAACATCCATCTATCCAAAGGATGATGTGCAGCTGGGTGTTCAGAACACCCTTGTCTGTCATGTGACCGGATTCTATCCTCCATCTCTCAGCATCTCATGGACTAAGAATAATGTTAATGTGACAGAGGGCATGAGTTTAAGCCAGTACCGCCCAAGGGCAGATGGTACCTTCAACGCCTTCTCTACTTTTAGGTTTACACCTATTGAAGGAGACATTTACAGCTGCACGGTGAACCACATAGCCCTCCAGGGTCAACCTCAGACCAAAACATGGG ATGTTGACATCGCCCTCCCAAGTGTTGGTCCAGCAGTGTTCTGTGGAGTGAGTCTAACTCTTGGACTGTTGGGAGTCGCAGTTGGAACTTTCTTCCTCATTAAAGGAAACAACTGCAACTga